One Halomonas sp. M4R1S46 genomic window carries:
- a CDS encoding AEC family transporter, with amino-acid sequence MIGQILATLLPVFLIAGCGTLYGRYRRPDIRGLNTLNMELFVPMLVFAVLADREAPLTDYARLALAATVVVLGSGLLLWPLVKLLRLETRTFLPPMMFNNSGNMGIPLIVLAFGEAALPAAVVLFIVEMLLHFSVGLYMLDPRIPLWRLLRMPIVLASLAGLGLNIGGVALPGWLLESLDMLGGVCIPLMLFALGVRMLDIDFDDWRTGLLGAVLCPLSGLVLAWPMVLWLDLSGLSAAALWVFAALPPAVLNYLVAEQYRQQPHRVASLVLIGNLGSLVVMPLVLWLVFEHVQPMAS; translated from the coding sequence ATGATCGGCCAGATCCTCGCCACGCTATTGCCGGTGTTCCTGATCGCCGGTTGCGGCACCCTCTACGGCCGCTATCGTCGTCCCGACATCCGCGGCCTCAACACCCTCAACATGGAACTCTTCGTGCCCATGCTGGTGTTCGCGGTACTCGCCGATCGCGAGGCGCCGTTGACCGACTATGCGCGGTTGGCCCTGGCCGCCACCGTCGTGGTGCTCGGCTCGGGACTGCTGCTCTGGCCGCTGGTCAAGCTGCTGCGCCTGGAGACCAGGACCTTCCTGCCGCCGATGATGTTCAACAACTCCGGCAACATGGGCATCCCGCTGATCGTGCTGGCCTTTGGCGAGGCGGCCCTGCCGGCGGCGGTAGTGCTGTTCATCGTCGAGATGCTGCTGCACTTCTCGGTGGGGCTCTACATGCTCGACCCGCGCATCCCGCTGTGGCGCCTGCTGCGCATGCCCATTGTGCTGGCCAGCCTGGCCGGGCTGGGACTCAACATCGGTGGGGTCGCCCTGCCGGGCTGGCTGCTGGAATCGCTGGACATGCTCGGCGGGGTCTGTATCCCGCTGATGCTGTTCGCCCTGGGCGTGCGCATGCTCGATATCGACTTCGACGACTGGCGCACCGGCCTGCTCGGTGCCGTGCTGTGCCCGCTGTCGGGGCTGGTCCTGGCCTGGCCGATGGTCCTGTGGCTGGATCTCAGTGGCCTCTCGGCGGCGGCGCTCTGGGTGTTCGCGGCCCTGCCGCCGGCGGTGCTCAACTACCTGGTGGCCGAGCAGTACCGCCAGCAGCCGCACCGGGTGGCCTCGCTGGTGTTGATCGGCAACCTGGGCAGCCTGGTGGTGATGCCCCTGGTGCTGTGGCTGGTGTTCGAGCACGTCCAACCGATGGCATCATGA
- the mnmH gene encoding tRNA 2-selenouridine(34) synthase MnmH, with protein MSLPLVEPSLDLLREERVLIDVRAPVEFSHGALPGAVNLPLMDDEERHRVGIEYKHAGQQAAIALGERLVSGGIKAARVAAWRRLLEVHPDAIIYCFRGGLRSQVAQQWLAEAGLERPRIRGGWKAMRQALCERIDAAAGQPLLVVGGLTGCAKTSLIQALDSGLDLEACARHKGSAFGRHPLPAPSQIDFENAMGRRLLALPGPVVVEDESRHIGAANVPLAFWRGMEQAPRVRVEMSLDWRLAQIHKDYIDDLWEVYRHHFGDWLGWALMRKQLATALGRLRKRLGSARLARLQRLQALAFREHEAGNRQAHEAWLAPLLTEYYDPMYRHQLQKHDDQRCLHVGDWESCLAVAREWSAEAARRGDARRATPA; from the coding sequence ATGAGCCTACCGCTGGTCGAGCCGTCGCTGGACCTGCTTCGGGAGGAGCGGGTGCTGATCGACGTGCGTGCGCCGGTGGAGTTCTCCCATGGCGCGTTGCCCGGCGCCGTCAACCTGCCGCTGATGGACGACGAGGAACGCCACCGGGTCGGCATCGAGTACAAGCACGCCGGCCAGCAGGCCGCCATCGCGCTGGGCGAGCGGCTGGTCAGCGGCGGCATCAAGGCCGCCCGGGTCGCGGCCTGGCGGCGCCTGCTCGAGGTCCATCCCGATGCCATCATCTACTGCTTTCGCGGCGGGTTGCGCTCCCAGGTCGCCCAACAGTGGCTGGCCGAGGCGGGCCTCGAGCGGCCGCGCATCCGCGGCGGCTGGAAGGCCATGCGCCAGGCGCTGTGCGAGCGCATCGACGCCGCGGCCGGCCAGCCGCTGCTGGTGGTGGGCGGCCTCACCGGCTGCGCCAAGACCAGCCTGATCCAGGCCCTCGACAGCGGCCTGGACCTGGAGGCCTGCGCCCGCCACAAGGGCTCGGCCTTCGGCCGGCATCCCCTGCCGGCGCCGTCGCAGATCGACTTCGAGAACGCCATGGGCCGGCGCCTGCTGGCGCTGCCGGGCCCGGTGGTGGTGGAGGACGAATCGCGCCATATCGGCGCGGCCAACGTGCCGCTGGCCTTCTGGCGGGGCATGGAGCAGGCGCCCCGGGTGCGGGTCGAGATGTCGCTGGACTGGCGCCTGGCGCAGATCCACAAGGACTACATCGACGACCTCTGGGAGGTCTATCGCCACCACTTCGGCGACTGGCTGGGCTGGGCGCTGATGCGCAAGCAGCTCGCCACCGCCCTGGGGCGTCTGCGCAAGCGGCTGGGCAGTGCCCGGCTGGCCCGCCTGCAGCGCCTCCAGGCGCTGGCCTTCCGCGAGCACGAGGCCGGCAACCGCCAGGCCCACGAGGCCTGGCTGGCGCCGCTGCTCACCGAGTACTACGACCCCATGTACCGCCACCAGCTGCAGAAGCACGACGACCAGCGCTGCCTGCATGTGGGCGACTGGGAGAGCTGCCTGGCCGTCGCCCGGGAGTGGAGCGCCGAGGCCGCCCGCCGCGGCGACGCGCGGAGGGCCACGCCGGCCTGA
- the selD gene encoding selenide, water dikinase SelD, producing MSAIRLTQYSHGAGCGCKIAPDVLDGILAKAGPGASHSRLIVGNQGREDAAVYDLGDGRGMIATTDFFMPIVDDPFDFGRIAATNAISDVFAMGGSPVLALGILGWPLDKLGADIAGDVVAGAQAVCRELGLALAGGHSIDAPEPIFGLAVNGLVDLEHLKLNKGAQVGDLLYLTKPLGVGMLTTAEKRGLLEAGHQGLARRSMLETNRIGTELARIRGVHAMTDVTGFGLAGHLAEVCEASGVAARIDFRRLPRLAEAEAYRRQGAVPGGTQRNRDALGAALPAMDDVHWQWLCDPQTSGGLLLSVHPSWEDDVERVGRDHGLELEPFGQVVAAKGEARIEVKG from the coding sequence ATGAGTGCCATCCGCCTGACCCAGTACAGCCACGGCGCCGGCTGTGGCTGCAAGATCGCCCCCGACGTCCTGGACGGGATCCTCGCCAAGGCCGGGCCGGGCGCCAGCCATTCTCGATTGATCGTCGGCAACCAGGGTCGCGAGGACGCCGCCGTCTACGACCTGGGCGACGGCCGCGGCATGATCGCCACCACCGACTTCTTCATGCCCATCGTCGACGACCCCTTCGACTTCGGGCGCATCGCCGCCACCAATGCCATCAGCGACGTCTTCGCCATGGGCGGCTCGCCGGTGTTGGCGCTGGGCATCCTCGGCTGGCCCCTCGACAAGCTCGGCGCCGATATCGCCGGCGACGTGGTGGCCGGGGCCCAGGCGGTGTGCCGCGAGCTCGGCCTGGCGCTGGCCGGCGGCCACTCTATCGACGCGCCCGAGCCGATCTTCGGCCTGGCGGTCAACGGCCTGGTCGACCTGGAGCACCTCAAGCTCAACAAGGGCGCCCAGGTCGGGGACCTGCTCTACCTCACCAAGCCGCTGGGTGTGGGCATGCTGACCACCGCGGAGAAGCGGGGGCTGCTCGAGGCCGGCCACCAGGGCCTGGCGCGGCGCAGCATGCTGGAGACCAACCGCATCGGCACCGAGTTGGCCAGGATCCGCGGCGTGCACGCCATGACCGATGTCACCGGCTTCGGCCTCGCCGGCCACCTGGCCGAGGTCTGCGAGGCCAGCGGCGTCGCCGCCCGGATCGACTTCCGACGCCTGCCGCGGCTGGCCGAGGCCGAGGCCTACCGCCGCCAGGGCGCGGTGCCGGGTGGCACCCAGCGCAACCGCGATGCCCTGGGCGCGGCCCTGCCGGCCATGGACGACGTCCACTGGCAATGGCTGTGCGATCCCCAGACCTCCGGCGGCCTGCTATTGTCGGTGCATCCCTCCTGGGAGGACGACGTCGAGCGCGTCGGCCGCGACCACGGCCTCGAGCTCGAGCCCTTCGGCCAGGTCGTCGCCGCCAAGGGCGAGGCGCGCATCGAGGTGAAGGGATGA
- the radA gene encoding DNA repair protein RadA: protein MAKAKSAFVCTECGAEYRKWQGQCSSCQEWNTLSEVRLSAARPGAASGGGAAGRGGYAGSLSREVVDLAQVDLGEVPRLSSTFEEFDRVLGGGLVPGSAVLLGGHPGAGKSTLLLQTACKLAQQRRVLYVTGEESLSQVAMRAHRLQLPTQGLKMLAETSIETILGVAERERPDILIIDSIQTTHLEDIASAPGGVAQVRESAAALTRFAKQSSTVLLLVGHVTKDGTLAGPKVLEHMIDASLLLEGGADSRFRTLRGQKNRFGAVNELGVFAMLEHGLKEVKNPSAIFLSRTEEQAPGSLVMVVWEGTRPILVEVQALLDDSALGNPRRVALGLDQNRLAMLLAVLHRHGGLFTGDQDVFLNVVGGVKVLETSADLAVLLAVVSSLQSRPLARELVVFGEVGLSGEIRPVPSGQERIVEAAKHGFRRAIVPRANAPRQAPAGMEVVAVDKLADALEAL, encoded by the coding sequence ATGGCCAAAGCGAAGAGCGCCTTCGTGTGCACCGAATGCGGTGCCGAATACCGCAAGTGGCAGGGGCAGTGCAGCAGCTGCCAGGAATGGAACACCTTGAGCGAGGTCCGCCTCTCGGCGGCCCGGCCCGGCGCCGCGAGCGGCGGGGGTGCGGCGGGCCGCGGCGGCTATGCCGGCAGCCTGTCCCGGGAGGTCGTCGACCTGGCCCAGGTCGATCTCGGCGAGGTGCCGCGGCTGTCCTCGACCTTCGAGGAGTTCGACCGGGTGCTGGGCGGCGGCCTGGTGCCGGGCTCCGCCGTCTTGCTGGGCGGCCACCCCGGCGCCGGCAAGTCGACCCTGTTGCTGCAGACCGCCTGCAAGCTGGCCCAGCAGCGCCGGGTGCTCTACGTCACCGGCGAGGAGTCGCTGTCCCAGGTGGCGATGCGCGCCCATCGCCTGCAGCTGCCGACCCAGGGCCTCAAGATGCTCGCCGAGACCAGCATCGAGACCATCCTCGGCGTGGCCGAGCGCGAGCGCCCGGACATCCTGATCATCGACTCGATCCAGACCACCCACCTGGAGGACATCGCCTCGGCGCCGGGCGGCGTGGCCCAGGTGCGCGAGTCCGCCGCGGCGCTGACCCGCTTCGCCAAGCAGTCGAGTACCGTGCTGCTGCTGGTCGGCCACGTGACCAAGGACGGCACCCTGGCCGGCCCCAAGGTGCTCGAGCACATGATCGATGCCTCGCTGCTGCTCGAGGGCGGGGCGGACTCGCGCTTCCGTACCCTGCGCGGCCAGAAGAACCGCTTCGGCGCGGTCAACGAGCTGGGCGTGTTCGCCATGCTCGAGCACGGCCTCAAGGAGGTGAAGAACCCCAGCGCCATCTTCCTGTCGCGCACCGAGGAGCAGGCCCCGGGTAGCCTGGTGATGGTGGTCTGGGAGGGCACCCGGCCGATTCTGGTGGAGGTCCAGGCACTGCTCGACGACTCGGCGCTGGGCAACCCACGGCGGGTGGCGCTGGGCCTCGACCAGAACCGCCTGGCCATGCTGCTGGCGGTGCTGCACCGCCATGGTGGCCTGTTCACCGGCGACCAGGATGTCTTCCTCAACGTGGTGGGCGGGGTCAAGGTGCTGGAAACCAGCGCCGACCTGGCCGTCCTGCTGGCGGTGGTCTCCAGCCTGCAGAGCCGGCCCCTGGCCAGGGAGCTGGTGGTGTTCGGCGAGGTGGGCCTGTCCGGCGAGATCCGCCCGGTGCCCAGCGGCCAGGAACGCATCGTCGAGGCCGCCAAGCACGGCTTCCGACGCGCCATCGTGCCCCGCGCCAATGCCCCCAGGCAGGCCCCGGCGGGCATGGAGGTGGTGGCCGTGGACAAGCTTGCCGATGCCCTGGAAGCGTTGTAG
- a CDS encoding copper resistance protein NlpE has product MQIRTLLAGSAMLAVLAGCATGPTGQGAADDGMEAAQATYQGTLPCRNCEGIDLDVTLVGDAESAPEDRTFDLQASYRAHPQNPPDENYEGNWEVLSGTANNPEATVYELTPSGEGQVYYFLRLDPQTLELIDPQRRRFQNNEMLRLKRL; this is encoded by the coding sequence ATGCAAATCAGGACCTTGCTGGCTGGCTCTGCCATGCTTGCCGTGCTGGCAGGCTGCGCCACCGGCCCCACCGGCCAGGGAGCCGCCGATGACGGGATGGAGGCCGCGCAAGCGACCTATCAGGGCACGCTGCCGTGCCGCAACTGTGAGGGCATCGACCTGGATGTGACCCTGGTCGGCGATGCCGAGAGCGCCCCCGAGGATCGCACTTTCGACCTGCAGGCATCCTATCGGGCCCACCCCCAGAATCCGCCGGACGAGAACTACGAGGGTAACTGGGAGGTGCTGAGCGGCACCGCCAACAACCCCGAGGCCACCGTCTACGAGCTCACGCCGAGCGGCGAAGGCCAGGTCTACTACTTCCTGCGCCTCGACCCGCAGACCCTGGAACTGATCGACCCCCAGCGTCGTCGCTTCCAGAACAACGAGATGCTGCGCCTGAAGCGCCTCTGA